GGCCCATGTCTTTATCTACCTGTTGATACTCTCACTTTGGAATGAGGATTACTTTGTGTGTCAGACTGGAGGTCTGCTAGTAGTCAGTCAGGCAGCTTGAAGGAGTGGACGTGTAGTGCGGATCCaagtggaggggtggaggggaaatTATAAAGCAAGTTTGCTTTATGTTCTACACCTTAAATCAAAATGTTGTCAGGATGCTTTATACAGAATTGTCATCCTTCTGATCTGAATATTTTGATGCACTTCTGACCGGAGAAGTATATTATCATTACTGTTATTTACAGATTAATTTAACAGATAgccattttatgttttatattaaaacattaaattacTTTCTACTACTTTAGAGGAATTTACAACAAACTAAATTTTTGGCTAAAGTGGCCAAGATCTTTTATTAGCTGGCTTTAATATTCCATTGTGGGATTGATTCATTTAAATAAGAATAATCTCTTCAACAAAAGTAATCTGAACTTCAGTTTTCTTTCAAAGCTCACCTCTTGAGTTTCATTATCTTCCGTTAGTCCTGTTGTAGTTATTTCATTTGCTGCAATCACACTTGACACAGTAGAGGATTCTTCTTTGATGACAGTAGTTGCATGGTTAAGTATCCTGGGTGCAATGTTAGATCTAGTTGTATGCATTTGAGAAACAGTAGCAGTAGTGTCATAGTTGGCGTTAGCATCCCGTGGCTGGAAATTATTAGCTGTGAATTCAGGAACAGGCTCAAAAAAGTTTTTCAAAACAGTAGTGGAAGACATAGGGGTGGTGGTCAATGTTGTGTCAGTAGTGGTGTTAAAAACCAACACATCAGGATGTACTTGCACTGTGCTTAAATCTTTCAACACATCTTGGCTTGAGATCTCAGTTACAGGTACTTGGCTTGAGTAGTGTGAACTGCTTGGAGCTGTTGAGGGCACTGTTTTTGTATACTCTGCAGTAGAATAGCTTTTTTCCAGCATAAAgccatctgcaaaaaaaaacaaaagaaaataataaaactgGTGCAAAGTTAGAATGCAATCTTCATTTAAGCTCTGCTGATGGTAGAAGGGCAAGAGGTGAGGTATTAGTTCCCTAGTTGCTAGGAAATCTTTTATTAAACGTGACGTAACACATGGTTACCAGGAGCATGAAGTCCAAAAATCATTGTGTAGAGTTGCCCTATCACATGGTGTCAGTAAACATAATCATTGCTGAGTACTATGTACACCAACTCCTCAGGATTCTTTCATTCAAAACAAACCTCCATCTTAATCAAAATTTGGGGCAATCAAATCTAGCTGGATCAGGATACATGTGCAAAGTCCAACTGGTGTTCATGGTGAATGGTGCCTTTTTCAGATGCTTAGCCTTGTTTCAGAGTATGCATGATTAACTATGCCTCAAATCGGAAGTTGTCAGATGCCTCAGGTACCAATAAGAATCTCGTTAGCATCATTGCAACTGTGCATTTTATTACAGGCACATAATCTTAATTAtgttctacagatgctggtaaGGGATATACCCAAGGCATCCTGGTTCGCAGATGCTGCATCAAGGTGAAAACAAAGAAagcataacatagaacatagaaatttacagcacatttcaggcctttcggcccacaatgttgtgccgaccatgtaacctgctctagaagctgcctagaattgcCCTACTGCATggcctctatatttctaagctctatgtacctatctaaaagactCTTAAAAGCCCCCACcatatctgcctcctccaccactgttgccagcactGCATTcaatgcaccactctctgtgtgaaaatcttacccttgacatcccctccgcacctacttccaagcattttAAAACTATCTTAACCCCCTCAAGCATCTtaaccccctcgtgttagccatttcagccctggggaaaaagcctgcggctgtccacacgaccaatgccccttatcatcttatacactcctatcaggtcacctttcatcctctgttctcgaaggagaaaaggccaagttcactattctcataaggcacactctccaatccaggcaacatccttgtaaatctcctctgcattctttctattgtatccacttccttcctgtactgaggtgacccAAACTTAAGGACAAACAAGACAAACAAATTcaattacagtggattccggttgaTTGGGACCTGTACGTTTTAGCCctttagctgaaatttcatggaaatagttaaaaaggtataaaaaagacaagctgtctaataaattatgtatttaaatgaaatacagaaaaattaGAACAATATAATAGTACTACTAACTCTTATAAACCTGTGTATTAGTTTTCTATTAGTAATctacagaggaattcatccaatgtacggaatgaacaaaatcagcgtggacatctagtgcagataacAGACTACTTCATACAATGTAATCAATGATTGCAACCTTTAAATCACCATTTGCATTGTTACATTCAAGATGATGatggataccttcaaattcttcgcagttcctaacttgctgaagtagtgataCCACTTCATTTTTACACTCCCTCctgtttctggtatctccaagcctgaacacttgaaaccacagtgaccaAAACAGTTCTGATGATCTTACTGCTTATTCCTCAGCGACAAAAATCACACAAACATACGCAACTGGTGCTATTAAAAACTGGTCACTCTACCGGCCACACAAGTGCGGGCACTGACACTAGTTGGAACCTGTTCAGCAAcattctcctgtcccaattaaacagcatagtgtcctaaataaacaaagggaatcatggcaattttttcaattagtttttgttctttaagagttgtctcaaataagtggctgcctcaattatccaatggcccaattaaccagaatccgtTGTATTTACTTTTTGCCTTTTCTCCTTACAGAAAGCCTCAGTACATTCCTCTTGGCTCACATAATATGCTGGTAATTTGTGGCACATTGCATTTTTGGAAAAATTCTCCTACTTGCCATGGCAACAATAGGTGCTTCTCTTTGCTCTGTTGGCTGGTAAAGGGGCAGGAAAGTAGAATTGTGAGACAAGTTGATTTCCTACCTGTAATAGCACAGCTCACCACATCAGCACATTTATCATATTTTGACTTGGTGAGAATTTTAAAGAGTTACCTCTGGTTAAGTGTTATCAGCATCAAAaattgaagcaaaaaaaaaaaaatcagataaaaATGTCTAGAAGTCATAGGACACTAAAAAGAAACACTCACCACCAGAACCGGAACCAGAGTAAAagtcatcatcttcatcatctaCAGTATAGCTGCCAGATGCTTCCAGTTCATTGGACAGTGAGCTTTTCGGCCACTCTGTAGAATGGACAGCCTAATATGGACAAGCAGAAATTTACAATTATGAATGCAAAGgaaaagaattttttttcagttttgcaCTTAAAGTTTCATAATCTTGTATTCATTCaacgttccacacggtaggcttactcagaaagtcagaaagcatgggatccaggaagtttggccaggtggattcagaattggcttgcctgcagaaagcagagggtcatggtggagggagtacattcagattggagggttgtgactagtggtgtcccacaaggatcggttctgggacctttacttttcgtgatttttattaacgacctggatgtgggggtagaagggtgggttggcaagtttgcagacgacacaaaagttggtggtgttgtggatagtgtagaggattgtcaaagattgcagagggacattgataggatgcagaagtgggctgagaagtggcagatggagttcaacccgaagaagtgtgaggtggtacattttggaaggacaaactccaaggcagagtacaaggtaaatggcaggatacttggtagtgtggaggagcagagggatttgggggtacatgtccacagattcctgaaagttgcctcacaggttgatagggtagttaagaaagtttatggggtgttagctttcataagtcaagggatagcgtttaagagtcgtgaggtaatgatgcagctctgtaaaactctggttaggccacacttggagtactgtgtccagttctgatcgcctaactataggaaggatgtggaagcattggaaagggtacagaagagagttgccaggatgctgctggtttagagagtatggattatgatcagagattaagggagctagggctttactctttgttcATCGATATGCTGGGAATGGAAGAATATATAAATTCTGTACAAGCAGAAAAGCTTTAGTTTACTTCTGTTATCTTGTTCCGTGCACactatgtgggccaaagggtctgtgcactgtactgttctctgtttaccttgtttttgatttttatttcaaaCATCCAAAGAACAATAGAggaataattctgattctgattattaaaATGCATAAATTGACTTGCTACAGAAAACGGCATCTTCCTCTCTATTCTAGTGAAGGGACTTGAATCCGTTAAACATCCTTTGAGGTTTCTGAATAAACTCATAAATGGAGTAGAATAGCTTGATCTCCTTCACAGTTCAGATGCAGACATTAAATAAACCATTTCAAACAAAGTACTGGTAATTAAAATCATACAGCTGAGGCTTGCAATATATGTGGTTTCATTTCAAAACTAATATCTTCCTGTTGACGGCATTATTTCCCCTTCCGCCTACAAAACACATTGGAAGCAAtgttatttgatttcattttgggGGATTTGCGCAGAGTAAACGGTCTGATATTGATTAGCCCTTAGTTTGATGTATGATTCTCCAGAGCAAAATTCATAACAGCTTTTAAGAGGAcaatggataaatatttgaagtgGGTAGTTTTAACGAGAAAAAAAGCTGATTAGGCAAACCAGCTCTTTTGGAAGTAAACTAAACGGGATTCCACTTTTAACACCAGATGTTAGACAATTAAAGATCTGGGCTCACAGCCCAATACAGCATTGCTGTTCATCTCAACTTTCAGCTTCTGTGATGTCCTTATACCTGCATCTTGCTTCACCATAGAATTTAGTTATTGTACTGCGAGATTCTGTTGAAGTTCCAAGAATGgtcttaaaatattttttaaaactgcTTGCTCTATGCCATATACTGTAAGCGTTAAATTCAAAAAAGAAATCGTTTGAAATGGAGAAAGTGTTTACCAATGCTAGATGTATTATTTTTCAATTAATTCATCCTTTGGCATCTGGTTGTTCTgccaaagccagcatttattgcctaatTGTCTTTCAGAAGGTGATGATAAATCTCTGTCGATAAACAATGCAATACTTTTGCACTCACGGGTGCTATCTTTAGCCAACTAGGGAAAACAGTGCTTCAAAGCTCAAACCAAGCTCAAATCAAAGCTCCGACCAAGGTCAAAGCTCATGTTCTACCAAAAGCATTGACTCCTGCCTTCCTGAACACTTATAAGACGTTAGCTTCCAGCAGGAGATACCTGTGAGCATGGAAAACTATCACCAATGCTCTCTCCATAAAGTCTTACAAATCCACTGGCATGATTACTGAACTGACATCAGAGTCCCCTCCTAGGTCAACAACTACAGCACTGAGAGGATTATCTGTTTTGAGTTGCCGACCACATTATTCATGCCCACCGTTGGAATCCTGAACCAGACATTTTACTCCAGGTTCTATCATGACAAAGGTTACCAGGTGAACAGAGGGAAAAGGGACATTCtcacaacatccttgaaaatatgTAACATCC
The sequence above is drawn from the Mobula hypostoma chromosome 2, sMobHyp1.1, whole genome shotgun sequence genome and encodes:
- the LOC134358651 gene encoding syndecan-3-like, producing MKMSRFSLKFLLTLVFATVVLAVHSTEWPKSSLSNELEASGSYTVDDEDDDFYSGSGSGDGFMLEKSYSTAEYTKTVPSTAPSSSHYSSQVPVTEISSQDVLKDLSTVQVHPDVLVFNTTTDTTLTTTPMSSTTVLKNFFEPVPEFTANNFQPRDANANYDTTATVSQMHTTRSNIAPRILNHATTVIKEESSTVSSVIAANEITTTGLTEDNETQEDATIIVDFDSQTEDYFISDVKKETFVNAKPSLGKPAEDISPDYNRSLSILERRELLAGAVAGGLVGLMIAVLLIVVLVYRMKKKDEGSYTLDESKQPNGGYQKPQKQEEFYA